A single window of Triplophysa rosa linkage group LG2, Trosa_1v2, whole genome shotgun sequence DNA harbors:
- the si:dkey-96l17.6 gene encoding uncharacterized protein si:dkey-96l17.6 isoform X3 — MRNRRWSHRWMMDHRPVYSTMRSYRWLWSASKLGLSLSDTNEAWKAELDERVRKFEENFRNNGLLNCDIEKSVGQQLLLLQAELKQIKEENKKIVENYTAERTMRKKYYNMVEDMKGKIRVFCRIRPLTRTEQARRGHTIVTCLDDYSVILETPRGPREFQFDKIFNSECTQEEVFLESSGLIQCAIDGFNVCIFAYGHTGSGKTFTIVGDRDQRNPGIIPRTFTKIFEIIQENESKFDFKVSAYMLELYNDRLQDLFVNPAEAFSKRIEIKRDRKGLMFAQGAETKEATSASELFALFEQGCANRHIAATKMNVESSRSHLIIGVMIESSSLTNGSVSYGKLSLVDLAGSERAAKTGAKDDQLKVLCQTKNERQTLLTNL, encoded by the exons ATGAGGAACAGGA GGTGGAGCCACAGGTGGATGATGGATCACAGACCAGTTTACAGCACCATGAGGTCATACAGGTGGCTTTGGAGTGCATCAAAGCTGGGACTGTCATTG TCCGACACGAATGAGGCGTGGAAAGCAGAGCTGGATGAAAGAGTCAGG AAGTTTGAGGAAAATTTCCGCAATAATGGACTGTTAAACTGTGATATTGAGAAGAGTGTGGGCCAGCAACTGCTGTTACTGCAGGCTGAG TTAAAGCAGATCAAAGAGGAAAACAAGAAGATTGTTGAGAACTACACAGCTGAAAGGACCATGAGGAAGAAGTATTACAACATGGTGGAGGACATGAAAG GTAAGATCAGGGTGTTTTGTCGAATAAGGCCCTTGACACGCACAGAGCAAGCGCGAAGAGGTCACACCATAGTGACTTGTCTCGATGACTATTCTGTGATCCTGGAGACGCCTCGGGGACCTCGTGAGTTTCAGTTTGACAAGATCTTTAACTCCGAGTGTACACAAGAGGAGGTCTTCCTGGAGTCCAGTGG GCTAATCCAGTGTGCGATTGATGGCTTCAATGTATGCATCTTTGCATACGGCCATACAGGATCAGGAAAAACCTTCACGATTGTTGGAGACAGAGATCAGAGAAACCCAGGCATCATTCCCAGAACCTTCACCAAGATCTTTGAGATCATCCAGGAGAACGAgtctaaatttgattttaag GTTTCAGCCTACATGTTAGAGCTGTACAATGACCGTCTACAAGATCTGTTCGTAAACCCAGCTGAGGCGTTCAGCAAGCGGATTGAAATTAAGAGGGACAGAAAAGGTCTTATGTTTGCCCAGGGAGCAGAGACAAAGGAGGCGACCAGTGCCAGCGAACTCTTCGCATTATTCGAGCAGGGATGCGCAAACCGTCACATCGCAGCCACCA agATGAATGTTGAAAGTTCTCGTTCTCACCTGATCATTGGCGTCATGATCGAGAGCTCCAGTCTGACCAATGGGAGCGTGAGCTATGGGAAACTCAGTCTTGTGGACCTGGCAGGAAGTGAACGAGCAGCAAAAACAGGAGCCAAAGACGACCAGCTAAAGGTTTTATGTCAAACAAAAAAcga GAGGCAAACTCTATTAACAAATCTCTGA
- the si:dkey-96l17.6 gene encoding uncharacterized protein si:dkey-96l17.6 isoform X2: MRNRRWSHRWMMDHRPVYSTMRSYRWLWSASKLGLSLSDTNEAWKAELDERVRLKQIKEENKKIVENYTAERTMRKKYYNMVEDMKGKIRVFCRIRPLTRTEQARRGHTIVTCLDDYSVILETPRGPREFQFDKIFNSECTQEEVFLESSGLIQCAIDGFNVCIFAYGHTGSGKTFTIVGDRDQRNPGIIPRTFTKIFEIIQENESKFDFKVSAYMLELYNDRLQDLFVNPAEAFSKRIEIKRDRKGLMFAQGAETKEATSASELFALFEQGCANRHIAATKMNVESSRSHLIIGVMIESSSLTNGSVSYGKLSLVDLAGSERAAKTGAKDDQLKEANSINKSLSALGDVISALSMEQPHVPYRNNKLTQLMQDSLGGNAKTLMFLNISPSDSNLDETLTSLIYATRVKAITNSAQRNIDNKEIAQLKEVILKLKSGQPVEEDV, encoded by the exons ATGAGGAACAGGA GGTGGAGCCACAGGTGGATGATGGATCACAGACCAGTTTACAGCACCATGAGGTCATACAGGTGGCTTTGGAGTGCATCAAAGCTGGGACTGTCATTG TCCGACACGAATGAGGCGTGGAAAGCAGAGCTGGATGAAAGAGTCAGG TTAAAGCAGATCAAAGAGGAAAACAAGAAGATTGTTGAGAACTACACAGCTGAAAGGACCATGAGGAAGAAGTATTACAACATGGTGGAGGACATGAAAG GTAAGATCAGGGTGTTTTGTCGAATAAGGCCCTTGACACGCACAGAGCAAGCGCGAAGAGGTCACACCATAGTGACTTGTCTCGATGACTATTCTGTGATCCTGGAGACGCCTCGGGGACCTCGTGAGTTTCAGTTTGACAAGATCTTTAACTCCGAGTGTACACAAGAGGAGGTCTTCCTGGAGTCCAGTGG GCTAATCCAGTGTGCGATTGATGGCTTCAATGTATGCATCTTTGCATACGGCCATACAGGATCAGGAAAAACCTTCACGATTGTTGGAGACAGAGATCAGAGAAACCCAGGCATCATTCCCAGAACCTTCACCAAGATCTTTGAGATCATCCAGGAGAACGAgtctaaatttgattttaag GTTTCAGCCTACATGTTAGAGCTGTACAATGACCGTCTACAAGATCTGTTCGTAAACCCAGCTGAGGCGTTCAGCAAGCGGATTGAAATTAAGAGGGACAGAAAAGGTCTTATGTTTGCCCAGGGAGCAGAGACAAAGGAGGCGACCAGTGCCAGCGAACTCTTCGCATTATTCGAGCAGGGATGCGCAAACCGTCACATCGCAGCCACCA agATGAATGTTGAAAGTTCTCGTTCTCACCTGATCATTGGCGTCATGATCGAGAGCTCCAGTCTGACCAATGGGAGCGTGAGCTATGGGAAACTCAGTCTTGTGGACCTGGCAGGAAGTGAACGAGCAGCAAAAACAGGAGCCAAAGACGACCAGCTAAAG GAGGCAAACTCTATTAACAAATCTCTGAGTGCTCTTGGAGATGTAATTTCAGCTTTATCAATGGAGCAGCCTCATGTTCCATACCGTAACAACAAGCTGACCCAACTCATGCAAGACTCACTGGGAGGCAATGCCAAGACCCTCATGTTCCTCAACATCTCCCCCTCTGACAGCAACCTAGACGAGACTCTCACCTCACTCAT CTATGCAACTCGAGTGAAAGCCATTACCAACAGTGCTCAGAGGAACATCGACAACAAAGAGATCGCCCAGCTGAAAGAG gtgaTTTTAAAACTGAAGTCAGGCCAGCCTGTGGAAGAAGATGTATAA
- the si:dkey-96l17.6 gene encoding uncharacterized protein si:dkey-96l17.6 isoform X1, which produces MRNRRWSHRWMMDHRPVYSTMRSYRWLWSASKLGLSLSDTNEAWKAELDERVRKFEENFRNNGLLNCDIEKSVGQQLLLLQAELKQIKEENKKIVENYTAERTMRKKYYNMVEDMKGKIRVFCRIRPLTRTEQARRGHTIVTCLDDYSVILETPRGPREFQFDKIFNSECTQEEVFLESSGLIQCAIDGFNVCIFAYGHTGSGKTFTIVGDRDQRNPGIIPRTFTKIFEIIQENESKFDFKVSAYMLELYNDRLQDLFVNPAEAFSKRIEIKRDRKGLMFAQGAETKEATSASELFALFEQGCANRHIAATKMNVESSRSHLIIGVMIESSSLTNGSVSYGKLSLVDLAGSERAAKTGAKDDQLKEANSINKSLSALGDVISALSMEQPHVPYRNNKLTQLMQDSLGGNAKTLMFLNISPSDSNLDETLTSLIYATRVKAITNSAQRNIDNKEIAQLKEVILKLKSGQPVEEDV; this is translated from the exons ATGAGGAACAGGA GGTGGAGCCACAGGTGGATGATGGATCACAGACCAGTTTACAGCACCATGAGGTCATACAGGTGGCTTTGGAGTGCATCAAAGCTGGGACTGTCATTG TCCGACACGAATGAGGCGTGGAAAGCAGAGCTGGATGAAAGAGTCAGG AAGTTTGAGGAAAATTTCCGCAATAATGGACTGTTAAACTGTGATATTGAGAAGAGTGTGGGCCAGCAACTGCTGTTACTGCAGGCTGAG TTAAAGCAGATCAAAGAGGAAAACAAGAAGATTGTTGAGAACTACACAGCTGAAAGGACCATGAGGAAGAAGTATTACAACATGGTGGAGGACATGAAAG GTAAGATCAGGGTGTTTTGTCGAATAAGGCCCTTGACACGCACAGAGCAAGCGCGAAGAGGTCACACCATAGTGACTTGTCTCGATGACTATTCTGTGATCCTGGAGACGCCTCGGGGACCTCGTGAGTTTCAGTTTGACAAGATCTTTAACTCCGAGTGTACACAAGAGGAGGTCTTCCTGGAGTCCAGTGG GCTAATCCAGTGTGCGATTGATGGCTTCAATGTATGCATCTTTGCATACGGCCATACAGGATCAGGAAAAACCTTCACGATTGTTGGAGACAGAGATCAGAGAAACCCAGGCATCATTCCCAGAACCTTCACCAAGATCTTTGAGATCATCCAGGAGAACGAgtctaaatttgattttaag GTTTCAGCCTACATGTTAGAGCTGTACAATGACCGTCTACAAGATCTGTTCGTAAACCCAGCTGAGGCGTTCAGCAAGCGGATTGAAATTAAGAGGGACAGAAAAGGTCTTATGTTTGCCCAGGGAGCAGAGACAAAGGAGGCGACCAGTGCCAGCGAACTCTTCGCATTATTCGAGCAGGGATGCGCAAACCGTCACATCGCAGCCACCA agATGAATGTTGAAAGTTCTCGTTCTCACCTGATCATTGGCGTCATGATCGAGAGCTCCAGTCTGACCAATGGGAGCGTGAGCTATGGGAAACTCAGTCTTGTGGACCTGGCAGGAAGTGAACGAGCAGCAAAAACAGGAGCCAAAGACGACCAGCTAAAG GAGGCAAACTCTATTAACAAATCTCTGAGTGCTCTTGGAGATGTAATTTCAGCTTTATCAATGGAGCAGCCTCATGTTCCATACCGTAACAACAAGCTGACCCAACTCATGCAAGACTCACTGGGAGGCAATGCCAAGACCCTCATGTTCCTCAACATCTCCCCCTCTGACAGCAACCTAGACGAGACTCTCACCTCACTCAT CTATGCAACTCGAGTGAAAGCCATTACCAACAGTGCTCAGAGGAACATCGACAACAAAGAGATCGCCCAGCTGAAAGAG gtgaTTTTAAAACTGAAGTCAGGCCAGCCTGTGGAAGAAGATGTATAA
- the LOC130545694 gene encoding uncharacterized protein LOC130545694 has protein sequence MYVDSEAENVSMSLNFMGRKLRNHTVAPAARQRAWETTDLTSHDDAVGTTRVVLSHPVVSVSEELPGSVPDLKEEVQRYRPCNMHNTLLDQDKNRGPAKREVSWLRKVKVKWNPFKRWIGTDRHHYPNSTFKGIRVCEDQPAMDVKMFIPYDSAKLFINQMTDDMMAMKSRHEEMIKELEENFLMASRENQERTKIKMRIYYQNKLNTLKRILDIYQEKVARRNAFWEEKVRTLESLNNGLQEQHKVLHQRNREDLAAWNEEKVSHNCSILLFV, from the exons ATGTATGTCGATTCTGAAGCAGAAAATGTGTCCATGTCTTTGAACTTCATGGGCAGGAAGTTACGTAACCATACTGTTGCCCCAGCAGCAAGACAAC GTGCCTGGGAGACCACTGATCTCACATCTCACGATGATGCAGTAGGCACTACCCGGGTGGTACTTTCTCATCCTGTTGTGTCAGTATCAGAAGAGCTGCCAGGCAGTGTGCCAGACCTGAAAGAAGAGGTTCAGCGGTATAGACCATGTAACATGCACAACACACTCTTAGATCAGGATAAAAATAGAG gtccagctAAACGCGAGGTCTCCTGGCTAAGGAAAGTTAAAGTTAAATGGAACCCATTTAAGCGCTGGATTGGCACAGACCGACATCATTATCCAAATTCTACCTTCAAAG GAATAAGAGTTTGTGAAGATCAGCCTGCAATGGATGTCAAGATGTTTATTCCATACGACTCTGCAAAGCTTTTCATAAACCAA ATGACAGATGATATGATGGCAATGAAGAGCAGGCATGAGGAGATGATCAAGGAACTGGAGGAGAACTTTCTCATGGCCTCACGAGAAAATCAG GAACGAACAAAGATTAAAATGAGGATATATTACCAAAATAAGCTTAACACCCTGAAGAGAATCCTGGATATTTACCAGGAAAAGGTGGCCAGAAGAAATGCATTCTGGGAAGAGAAGGTTAGG ACTCTGGAGAGTCTAAATAATGGCCTTCAGGAGCAACACAAAGTGCTTCACCAGAGGAACAGAGAAGATTTAGCAGCATGGAATGAAGAGAAGGTGTCACATAATTGTAgcattttactgtttgtttag
- the anxa1a gene encoding annexin A1a, translated as MSFIHAFLEQLSYQGMQDLQDITEGQGTVKPYPQFNAAADVAVLDKAIKAKGVDEATIIETLVHRSNAQRQQIKAAYQQASGKPLDVALKAALKGELEEVVLALLMPPAQYDAFLLKNAMKGLGTDEETLVEILASRTNKEIRNLKEAYKHDYKKDLEADIKSETGGDFRNALLSLSKACKSEDHVVQEDLADKDARALYEAGEKRKGTDCSVFIDILTTRSGPHLRQVFSLYSKYSKVDVAKAIDLELKGDIENCLIAVVKCAGCKPAFFADKLNLAMKGSGYKGKILNRILVSRSEIDLAKIKQEYQKKFGKSLYKDILDDTKGD; from the exons ATGTCATTCATCCATGCCTTCCTTGAGCAGCTTTCCTATCAGGGCATGCAGGATTTGCAGGACATCACA GAGGGACAGGGGACAGTGAAGCCCTATCCTCAGTTTAATGCAGCTGCAGATGTAGCTGTTTTGGACAAAGCTATCAAGGCAAAAG GTGTGGATGAGGCCACAATCATTGAAACTCTGGTCCACAGGAGCAATGCCCAACGCCAGCAAATTAAGGCTGCCTATCAGCAAGCCTCTGGCAAG CCTCTGGATGTGGCTTTGAAAGCTGCTCTTAAAGGTGAGCTGGAAGAAGTGGTTTTGGCTCTGTTGATGCCTCCAGCACAATATGATGCTTTTCTGCTGAAAAATGCCATGAAG GGTTTAGGCACGGATGAAGAAACACTTGTTGAGATTTTGGCTTCCAGGACCAATAAAGAGATCAGAAATCTTAAAGAGGCTTACAAACATG ACTACAAAAAAGATCTAGAGGCAGACATCAAGTCTGAGACCGGTGGAGACTTCAGGAACGCTCTTCTCTCTCTAAGCAAG GCTTGCAAAAGTGAAGACCATGTTGTGCAAGAGGACCTGGCTGACAAAGATGCCAgg GCCTTATATGAGGcaggagaaaaaagaaaaggcacAGACTGCTCTGTGTTCATCGACATTCTTACTACGAGGAGTGGTCCTCACCTGCGACAAG TGTTCAGTCTGTACTCAAAGTACAGTAAGGTGGACGTTGCGAAGGCCATTGATCTGGAGTTGAAGGGTGACATTGAAAATTGCTTGATTGCTGTCG TAAAATGTGCAGGATGCAAACCTGCATTCTTTGCTGACAAACTAAATCTAGCAATGAAG GGTTCTGGTTACAAGGGCAAGATCTTGAACAGAATACTGGTGAGCCGCTCTGAGATTGACCTGGCCAAAATCAAGCAAGAGTATCAGAAGAAGTTTGGCAAGTCCCTCTACAAAGACATCCTG gATGACACAAAAGGAGACTAA